The Alkalihalobacillus sp. TS-13 genomic interval TAGGTATTGATATTTAACGGACACTGAAGACCTTATTTATCCAATATCAATTTGATTTACAAAAATAACGGACATCAGAGGCCTTAATTCATGAGAATGAGAACAAATCAGCCGTTTTGTTCACAGACAGAGGCTATGGTGTCCGTTAAATTTCGAAAAATACGTGTTTGTCACAAATAACGGCTCTGATGTCCGCTAATTTTTTGCAAATGGGAAGTATCGCAAACTTCTAAGAATGAACAACTGCATCAACCATTTCACCGTTCGTCCGATAATGCTGGATCATCTTGTAGACAAGATCTGATTTGGTGACGAAGTGGAGGGTTCTCTTTAATGCAGCAGGCTTTAAGCGACGATAGACGACCCCATGATGCTGGACATGTTCTGCTTGGATTTCTGGGATGAACGATAGGCCGATTCCTTCAGCTGTATATCCGAGTATCGTTTCATAAGGTGTTTCGAGCGCCAATTTAAATGAAATACTGTTATCCTTATACATGTTTTCTATTTTAAGCCGTGTTTCACATGGCTTCAGGGGAAGTATGATTTTCTCATCATTTAGTTCATCAATTGTAATAAAGGTTTTGTGCGCAAAAGGATGTGTACTTGGAATCGCCACTAAGTATTCTTCCTCAAATAGATTTAATGCCCGAATGTCATCATCCTCAACAAAGTCCTGAACGAACGCACCGTCAATTTCCCCTCTGTGAAGTGAATCCAGCAATTGTGAGCTCCTGCTTTCGAGCACCGTACACAGTTGATGGGAATCAATCTGTTTAGCGATTTTCGGAAAATAATAGGAAGCAAGAGTCGGCAAAGATCCGAAGCGAAACGTCGTGGGGTTGAGGGTGTCACAAATGACGGAATCCAGTTGTTTGATCAATGGTTTGATTTTCTGAAGAAAACGTCGTCCTTGATCAGTTAAATGAATGCCGATATTCGTCCGGACAATCAACGTTTGATTCAATGATTTTTCCAGCTGCTTCAGGTGTTTGCTCAAGGCTGGCTGTGAGATGAAAAGAGTGTTGGCCGCTTTTGATATACTGCCTTTTTCAGCGACTTCGATAAAGAAACGCAACTGTTGTAATGTCATCCTAACCACCTTCCTGGTATAACGAATTGTTATAGCGATTATATCATAATGATTCTTCCCGAGGCCTAATAATTGGATTATGCTGAAACCAGATGGAGGTGATACGATGAAAAGTCCAACAGCATCAACGAACCAACAGCACCAACCTGTAACGAACAAAAAAATTCATTATGCCTGGGTGATTCTTGCGCTTTCGTTTCTGACACTTTTGACTATCCAAGGAATCCGTTTATCATTTGGTGCGTTCATCCAGCCATGGGAAACGTTTTTCCAAACAAACCGTGGTTTAATTTCGATGATCGGGATGGTCAGTTATATGGTGTATGGCATTTCTCAACCAGTCGTGGGACAAATCACCGATCATGTGGGTCCAAGGAAAATATTTACCATCAGTGTGATATTCGTCGGCTCAGCGATGTTGTTTACGACTTTTACAACTTATCCCTGGCAAGTTTTCCTCCTATACGGTTTTCTTGCTTCGATTGGTTTCGGCGGGGCGTCACAGGTGGCAGGGACTGTGGTCATATCCAATTGGTTTCAGAAAAAACGCGGCTTGGCTCTTGGGATATTGTCAGCCGGTACGGCTGCTGGACAGCTGTTGGTAGTGCCCTCAACACTTCATTTTATAAGCTGGACGACATGGCAGACGACGGTTTTAGCCTATGGATTGTTTTTGATGTTTATTTTCCTGCCATTGATCGTGTTTCTATTGAAGAACAAGCCTTCAGAAATAGGATTGCAACCTTATGGATACACCGTCAAGCAGCCTGCTAAAACGGTTCAACTTCCAGTCCATGCAAGGGGTTCTTTCGTTTTTATAAAAGTGTTGAAAAAGAAAGAGTTCTGGTTTCTTATGCTTCCTTTCTTCGTATGTGGGGTGACGACAAGCGGTTTAATCGATACACATTTGATTCCATTTTCCAAGCATCACGGTGTATCCAATACCGTCATCAGCTGGACAATCGGATTATTGGCTTCATTCAATTTCGCTGGTACGATAATATCAGGTTATTTTTCAGATAAATGGGATTGCAGAAAAATGCTCGGTTACTTGTATAGTATCCGGGGACTGACTCTGATATTTCTGTTAATCATCGCTGGATTTTCAGATCTGACCGCTGTCCTTCACCAAAATCCGGTATTATTAATCATTTTCGGCATCTCGTTTGGAATCGTCGACTTTTCAACTGTCGCTCCAACGATCAAGCTGGCTACCGATTATTTTAAAAATTACAGCATTGGGCTGGTAGTCGGGGGAATCTTCCTCAGTCACCAGATCGGTGCAGCGCTTGGGTCCTATTTACCGGGTTTGCTGTATGACATGACAGGGAACTACCAGCAGTCGCTCATCTATTCGATCCTCGTCCTAATCGCAGCGGCGGTAATGAGCTTTATGCTTCCGAAACCAGAAAATGGTTAAAAGAAGATGAAATGAGGGAGACGTTTTGGATAAACACGCGCATATCAGGAAGTTCGATAAGCAGGCAAAAAAATATGAAAAAATGCAGAAAAAAGACCCGACGGCGAGGTTCCGTAGATGGATCATTCCTGGTGCAGAAGGGGAGGTCCTGGAGGTAGCAATCGGTACAGGACTGAACCTTCCCTTTTATAAAAATGTAACTGCGTTGACCGGGATCGATTTCAGTAGCGAAATGCTGGAGGCAGCAAGCAAGGTCACGGCACGTTTTCCTTTTCCGATCGAGTTGAAGCAAGCTGACGTTGAAACGGTTACGTTCGAAGAAAATCGCTTCGATACCATTGTTTCATCGCTGTCGTTTTGTTCATATGAAAAGCCTGTCGAAGTGTTGAACCGATTCGGGAAATGGTGCAAACCGGATGGTAAAATCCTCATGCTTGAGCATGGGAAAAGTACGAATCGATTGCTGAGAGGACTGCAGAAGGGAATTGATCCACTTGCTTATAAAATGATTGGCTGCCACCAGAATCGAGATATTCTTGGATATGTAAAAGCATCTGAACAACTGGAAGTGGTGAAAGTGGAGAGGGCTCTTGCAGGATTTTTTTATTTCATATGGGCCAAACCAGTGAAATAGAAAAGTGCTGACAGTTGAAGTCAGCACTTTCTTACAGTTTTACATGCTGTGTTTGATGCCCTTCTTGACGAGCAGCCAATTTGCCGGGAAACTTGTCGCTGTTCCGAGGAGCATTGCAATCTGCATCATGAACCAATATGTCATCGTATCTGGCTTTGGAGGTTGGGCAAATAAGTAGAAATGAACGATTGCCATCCAGCCGAACATTCCAATTTCAAAGGCGATCAAAGCTAAAGTATCGGCCTTTATCGCTTGTATGAATCCTTTTCTCCAGCTTATTTTCTCTCCCATTTTCCGGCTCATCGGAACGATAGAAAAGACCTGAAAGAATATCCCAAACAGATAAGCAAGGATGAATTCAACCGTGTAATGTGAAAAAAGGACAGAGCCGGCGATTGTCAAACCAGTCATTGTTACAATCGGAACACCGACTGCGTCACCGAAAGCACAGCCACTTGAACAATGGCTTGTAGAAACGAAGACACCTTTCCAACGCGGTTTATCTCCGTGCATATGTTCATGATTATCCTTATCATGCTCTTCGTGGTAGTGTTCTTTTTGTTTGGCCCGGCCAATTTTCCAATAAGCCAAAATGCCAAGTGGCCCTAAGTAAAGACCGTTGATCGGCCAAACGATATTCATGATTCCCATCGGTTGAGGTTTTTTTATGACATCGATCAAGATGAAAAGTGCAGATAAGATACCGAGGATGACTGCGATAAAGGAAATGACGGTTAATAGAATAACGAAACCCTCCTGTACAACCATACTACATAAAAAATACCCCATCGAGGTGTTGATTAAACGGTGTTGCTGGCTGTCCTGTATGGGTTTGTATATATCGCAACACATTTTTCAAAGGTTCTGTTAAAGGACTTTGTTGATTTTAAGCGAAATTTGCGACACTCCTGCGGGAAAAGCGGTCCAGGCGAGACCCGTGGAGGTGCTGTCTAGCTCAGCGACCAGTCACTTGGATCACTTCAAACCTCCTGCGGCGACCACAGCCTCCTCGTCAGTTTTCCAGTGACCTACGTGACTAGACAGGTCGCCGCTTTTCGTTTGCCCGCGGAAAGGGAGTAAATTTCGCAGAAATCAACAATTAAAACCAACAGAGTCTTTTCATAAAATCACAACACATATGGAAAAAGACCTCCCCTCATCATAAAAGATGAGAACGGAGGTCTTGTCAGTTTTACATTTGAAGAAAGTATAAATCCTTTCTTCAAAATAAGGGCAAATAAGGGTCAGCCTGCGCTATGGCTTGGCTTTGCCAAGTTTCCTTTATTTGGTTTGATCTTCATTATAATCATAATCGGAAGGGGCTACTGGCTTGAACCCTTTTGGTTTGTGGAAACGCAGCAAATCACTGTAAACGATTTTATCCGATAGTTCGAGTTCTTTTCTACCGAATTGTACTGCATCCTCACAATTTTTATTCGCTACGACTTCTCCAGTTGTATTGTCGTAGCATTTATCACTGACCGAAGAATACTCTGGTGTAATTACATCACCGTTCCGGAATGGTACGTTTTCATTGTGCTGAGGTGACAGCATATCTGAACCGAAATTGAGAAACGGTTCATCCTTGATTCCTAGAAGATGCAACACGGTCGGACGTACATCGATGTGTCCGCCATATTTATGAACTTGTTTCCCTTCCACGCCTGGAACATGGATATAAAGCGGAACTCTTTGAAGCTGAGCGTTCTTATATGGTGTGATCGGTTCGCCAATCACCTTTTCCATCGCTTCATTATGATTGGTAGAGATTCCATTATGGTCTCCATACATGACAATCATTGTATTGTCGTATAATCCAGCTTCCTTTAGATCATTGAAAAATTGCTTGAGTGCCTGGTCCATATAATTGGCGGTTTGATAATAGCCATTTACGACATTATCATCGGTTTCAGGAGTAGGAAATACAACATCCCCTTCATCCGTTTTAAATGGAAAATGATTCGACAATGTAATCATTTTAGCATGGAACGGCTGCTTCAGGTTTTTCAGATACGGAATGGATTCCTTGAAGAACGGTTTATCCTTCAACCCATAGTTGATAACATTTTTATCGTTCATGTCATAATACTCCGAGTCAAAAAATTTCTCGATTCCGTATGCTTTATAAATTTGATCACGGTTCCAAAATGTCTTGTTATTCCCATGGAAAGAGGAGGTCGTGTACCCATGCTGGTTTAATATCGCAGGCTGTGCCTGGTACGTATTTTGTGCCTTTTCCATTGATACAGCTCCACTCGGTAAAGGATAGAGGGAATTGGCCATCATAAATTCCGCGTCTGACGTTTTCCCTTGCCCTACCTGATGGAAGACGTTATCGAAATAGAACGTATTCGGGTCGTTCGTCAGTTTATTCAAGAATGGTGTGACTTCTTGGCCGTTAATTTTCTCACCAATGATGAAGGTTTGTAAGGATTCCAACGAAATGTAGATAACATTCATATTTTTTGCTGTACCGAAGTATTCCTCATTCGGTGGTGTTTCGTTTGCCTTGATGAATTCCTCTACTTCAGACAGATCATCACTGCTTGCCATAGCTCGTTGAGTAGATGATTTCGCCGTTACAATGGCATCATAGATTTGATAATTGTATTGTCCAAGGTATTTCACCAAATAGTTCCGATCAAATGAACGGGTGAGCAGTTGCGGACGATCCATTTCTGCCAGACCGAGATTTGTTGAGAAAATCAAGATAGCGGAAATGAAGACTAAACCAACTTTTTTCCTTGGAATCGGTGTATGGTGTGTTGTGACTTTGAATAATACCAATCCAAGAAGAATGAACGTATCGAGAAAATACAGGACATCGCTGAACTTCATCAGAGCCAATGCACTGTCACCGAGTTCACTTGCACTATTGGTGTGAAGTACTGTCGGTAACGTTATGAAATCATTGAAGAATCGGTAGTATGCAACATTTGCATATAAAAGGAAAGACAATAGGAAGTTGATGAATATCAACGTCCAATTTCTGCGTTTCCCATTCATCAATAAAGCGATTCCGAAGAACAATAACGCTGAACTGATCGGATTAATCAGCAACAGAAATGATTGTAATATATTTTTGATCCCTAATTCGAATTCGATTTGATATACGACATACGTTTTCAACCAAAACAATAGGACTGCTATAAAAAATAACGAAAAGGGTTTATTGAAAAAGCTTTTCCAGTCTTTATTCATTTGTTCCATACTTTTCACCTACTAAGACGATATTAAAATATTAATAAACATTACCCAGCTCTTTATAGCTGTAAACGAACTTGTTCTACATCATAATATAAACCATTCGTATGAAGTAGGAGAAAAGAGAGGATATGGAAAAAATAAGAAACCAAAAAGAAGGACTCGATGGATCCTCCAATGTTGTTGCTAATTCATTCCCATTTATCGATCGAAGTGACTTCCTGTTGGTTCAATCTTTGTAAAAGTTCGACAGCATTTTCTTGGATAACAGTCTGATCAAGATGTTGTTTTTTTACAAAACCTTGATCATACATATGATAGAGCATTTGATGAAGAGGATCGTAGTAATGATCGATGTTAAAGAGCCCAAGCGGTTTTAAATGATAGCCGAGTTGATTCCACGTCATAACCTCAAACATTTCTTCCATCGTTCCGATTCCACCTGGAAGCGCAATAAATGCATCTGCAAGTTCGTACATCAATGCTTTCCGTTCGTGCATCGTATCCACGATTTTCAGTTCTGATAGCTCCAAATGATCGACTTGCTCATATATTTTTCGAGGAATAATTCCGGTCGCTTCGCCGCCGTTGCTCATGACAGCATGGGCAAGTTCACCCATCAAACCAGAGTTACCGCCGCCATAGACAAGCTTGACCTTATTTTCTGCCAAGAGACTCCCCAATTTCTTAACTTGTTCCCGATAGACCGGGCTTGTCCCGAAGCTGGATCCACAAAATACACAGATTGATGAAAACTTATACATATCGCTTTTACCCCCTATAAGCAATTCTACTGGTTATACCTATTTTATAAAAATCAAGACGAATAAGAACAACATTCAGTCTCAATCTTTGAAATTCATCAGGTTTGCCTATATATTATTTATAAGTGAAACTAGACTAATTTTACACAGA includes:
- a CDS encoding DUF4396 domain-containing protein; translation: MGYFLCSMVVQEGFVILLTVISFIAVILGILSALFILIDVIKKPQPMGIMNIVWPINGLYLGPLGILAYWKIGRAKQKEHYHEEHDKDNHEHMHGDKPRWKGVFVSTSHCSSGCAFGDAVGVPIVTMTGLTIAGSVLFSHYTVEFILAYLFGIFFQVFSIVPMSRKMGEKISWRKGFIQAIKADTLALIAFEIGMFGWMAIVHFYLFAQPPKPDTMTYWFMMQIAMLLGTATSFPANWLLVKKGIKHSM
- a CDS encoding LTA synthase family protein, producing the protein MEQMNKDWKSFFNKPFSLFFIAVLLFWLKTYVVYQIEFELGIKNILQSFLLLINPISSALLFFGIALLMNGKRRNWTLIFINFLLSFLLYANVAYYRFFNDFITLPTVLHTNSASELGDSALALMKFSDVLYFLDTFILLGLVLFKVTTHHTPIPRKKVGLVFISAILIFSTNLGLAEMDRPQLLTRSFDRNYLVKYLGQYNYQIYDAIVTAKSSTQRAMASSDDLSEVEEFIKANETPPNEEYFGTAKNMNVIYISLESLQTFIIGEKINGQEVTPFLNKLTNDPNTFYFDNVFHQVGQGKTSDAEFMMANSLYPLPSGAVSMEKAQNTYQAQPAILNQHGYTTSSFHGNNKTFWNRDQIYKAYGIEKFFDSEYYDMNDKNVINYGLKDKPFFKESIPYLKNLKQPFHAKMITLSNHFPFKTDEGDVVFPTPETDDNVVNGYYQTANYMDQALKQFFNDLKEAGLYDNTMIVMYGDHNGISTNHNEAMEKVIGEPITPYKNAQLQRVPLYIHVPGVEGKQVHKYGGHIDVRPTVLHLLGIKDEPFLNFGSDMLSPQHNENVPFRNGDVITPEYSSVSDKCYDNTTGEVVANKNCEDAVQFGRKELELSDKIVYSDLLRFHKPKGFKPVAPSDYDYNEDQTK
- a CDS encoding MFS transporter; protein product: MKSPTASTNQQHQPVTNKKIHYAWVILALSFLTLLTIQGIRLSFGAFIQPWETFFQTNRGLISMIGMVSYMVYGISQPVVGQITDHVGPRKIFTISVIFVGSAMLFTTFTTYPWQVFLLYGFLASIGFGGASQVAGTVVISNWFQKKRGLALGILSAGTAAGQLLVVPSTLHFISWTTWQTTVLAYGLFLMFIFLPLIVFLLKNKPSEIGLQPYGYTVKQPAKTVQLPVHARGSFVFIKVLKKKEFWFLMLPFFVCGVTTSGLIDTHLIPFSKHHGVSNTVISWTIGLLASFNFAGTIISGYFSDKWDCRKMLGYLYSIRGLTLIFLLIIAGFSDLTAVLHQNPVLLIIFGISFGIVDFSTVAPTIKLATDYFKNYSIGLVVGGIFLSHQIGAALGSYLPGLLYDMTGNYQQSLIYSILVLIAAAVMSFMLPKPENG
- a CDS encoding LysR family transcriptional regulator; translation: MTLQQLRFFIEVAEKGSISKAANTLFISQPALSKHLKQLEKSLNQTLIVRTNIGIHLTDQGRRFLQKIKPLIKQLDSVICDTLNPTTFRFGSLPTLASYYFPKIAKQIDSHQLCTVLESRSSQLLDSLHRGEIDGAFVQDFVEDDDIRALNLFEEEYLVAIPSTHPFAHKTFITIDELNDEKIILPLKPCETRLKIENMYKDNSISFKLALETPYETILGYTAEGIGLSFIPEIQAEHVQHHGVVYRRLKPAALKRTLHFVTKSDLVYKMIQHYRTNGEMVDAVVHS
- a CDS encoding TIGR00730 family Rossman fold protein → MYKFSSICVFCGSSFGTSPVYREQVKKLGSLLAENKVKLVYGGGNSGLMGELAHAVMSNGGEATGIIPRKIYEQVDHLELSELKIVDTMHERKALMYELADAFIALPGGIGTMEEMFEVMTWNQLGYHLKPLGLFNIDHYYDPLHQMLYHMYDQGFVKKQHLDQTVIQENAVELLQRLNQQEVTSIDKWE
- a CDS encoding class I SAM-dependent methyltransferase: MDKHAHIRKFDKQAKKYEKMQKKDPTARFRRWIIPGAEGEVLEVAIGTGLNLPFYKNVTALTGIDFSSEMLEAASKVTARFPFPIELKQADVETVTFEENRFDTIVSSLSFCSYEKPVEVLNRFGKWCKPDGKILMLEHGKSTNRLLRGLQKGIDPLAYKMIGCHQNRDILGYVKASEQLEVVKVERALAGFFYFIWAKPVK